Proteins from a single region of Psychrobium sp. MM17-31:
- a CDS encoding MG2 domain-containing protein — protein MTRKLTLLIILLLTFQLTACGDKNEAKDKTTSNAQQTTTQSPATSSAPAKVKKDYSKIKEFSVVNSGYREFNGLPAAWVMFSKPVNRSQDINQAITLSDNSGYLPKAWQLDDEGINAYYVNIKPDSKYNIVVDRSLKSTDNTAVSEFHKKTFTSPHLTPTASFTQRGSVLNPQFSDGLPVMVINQPWVEVNFYRVKGANYADLLSYNSTSSIYSWSVERLAKDGELVSTQKYDTKAQKNQRIERVLATNHIDALKEPGLYFAVLRTPNDYESYQIARFTISELTHEVREYSDYFLVTVAEQNTALPAAGVKVQAFGSQYQTMSKIQTTDALGQTKIKKNESLAFITLTRGDDFSVINTRRQQPLNLSDFAIAGTENSALELFVFGARDLYRRGDSVTYYGLLKDQDGRGVSAMPIEAKLQDPNGNILKTRLLSPKDGLYQFDFAIAPDALTGHYQLKFNLASQQFNHQFSVEDFMPQRLEIKLPADAAPLTRAGNAKQPLTGLFLYGAPASEHKVDGLLQLKTTDQAVANLPNFYFGEHKQQGTLASNELNIITLDQAGKGTLMLEDTWHKYNQALTLNGYAYLYENSGRKVSKGFQRLWWPHREMLGIKPHFDDLTSDSETQVNFELVRSDISGTLANDEVFVSLFRHHKEYYWEHSRQEGWQRHKRESVYPVWQDNLTLTADKPLAISVPVEWGEYELIVKSNSDKQIARLFFNAGEDWYWRWSQQNNGSVRPDQIDLALNQASYSAGETALVNIDSPYAGQAWLRLEADDVLWQQQVSLQEGQNQLQVPIEDWQRHDVYLTAYLIAPMSKDAGIKRALGITHVPLNRANRKLKLSINAPEKIKPNTTAQVTVAVDNAAQATHVVLAAVDVGVLNLHQFKTPDPFAHFFAKRRYDIEIKDNLSAIIAPNDFAKADILWGGGAEMDRGGQQASAHVQIVSYLSAPQLVENGQASFDVPVPYFNGRLRLFAIAYSEDKFASDEQTMTIADDVVTQINMPRFLAIGDSATLSVDLTNTTDIVQSLAVSISAPELGIDVNKAIELAPKQSDSIKLSAAPTKPHDKAPISLNIKGDSYNTQRQWHLSVRHPYPAQRRSESKTLSPKAQFSFAPNTRGWLPDIQSSISIATRPQFDLSDQVSKLYQFPLGCLEQTSSRLYPWLALAPKTQQELQKELVNIDRNELINKGVARILSMQTYNGGLSLWGGNDREAPWLSVYGAQVLLAAQENGVFVPDAQLEKLLKRIAYYLRRGNFSGYGDMEDYRFATRSYAAMVLASLSRANQSHMRQLMKNTNDSKSPLALVQLAVAFELMGDKKSAKTLLKQAKSTAYQRVYNGTYASVIRDKGLIINLLLKHNLDSQWAQKLAFSLWQDKQNRQWFSTQERLALVLADAQLAQHFGDEFNYQLIVGDSEFNGPDQGRAFYRVDGSAINSSLLTNTSDQLLFVDQISQGYPKTAPDRASNGMSIRRDYYDMQGRAIDIDNVQSGEQFIVRIRARSHKDNIKDIMVVDLLPAGFEIENSDFDASAGLTDLMIDGRRITDHINRYNIDYQGNLDDRFIASISINSYNETQLFYRVQAVTPGIFKHPPVMAEAMYLEGVNAVGKNSANIRVK, from the coding sequence TCGCGAGTTCAATGGACTGCCAGCGGCTTGGGTGATGTTTAGTAAGCCAGTAAACCGTAGCCAAGATATTAATCAGGCGATCACCTTAAGTGATAATAGTGGTTATCTCCCTAAAGCATGGCAATTAGACGATGAAGGTATTAATGCGTATTACGTGAATATCAAGCCTGATTCCAAATATAACATCGTGGTCGATCGCTCACTAAAAAGCACTGATAATACAGCGGTTTCAGAATTTCATAAGAAAACATTCACTAGCCCACACCTGACGCCAACAGCCTCTTTCACCCAGCGCGGTTCAGTATTAAATCCACAATTTAGCGACGGTTTGCCAGTAATGGTGATTAACCAACCGTGGGTGGAAGTTAATTTTTATCGTGTTAAAGGCGCCAATTATGCCGATCTCCTGTCTTACAACAGCACTAGCAGCATATATTCATGGTCAGTTGAGCGCCTCGCCAAAGACGGCGAATTGGTAAGCACCCAAAAATACGATACCAAGGCACAAAAAAATCAGCGAATTGAACGCGTTCTGGCAACCAATCACATTGATGCATTAAAAGAGCCCGGCCTTTATTTCGCCGTATTACGCACGCCAAATGATTACGAATCTTATCAAATCGCCCGCTTTACCATTAGCGAATTAACCCATGAAGTACGTGAATACAGTGATTATTTCTTGGTGACAGTTGCAGAGCAAAACACCGCCTTGCCTGCCGCAGGTGTTAAGGTGCAAGCCTTTGGCTCTCAATACCAAACCATGAGTAAGATCCAAACCACCGATGCGTTAGGGCAAACTAAAATCAAAAAGAACGAAAGCCTAGCTTTCATCACTTTGACTCGTGGCGATGATTTTAGCGTCATTAACACCCGTCGCCAGCAACCGCTTAATTTAAGTGATTTCGCCATTGCAGGCACTGAAAACAGCGCGTTAGAGCTTTTCGTATTCGGCGCCCGCGATCTTTATCGCCGCGGCGATTCGGTGACTTATTATGGGCTCCTTAAAGATCAAGACGGACGCGGCGTTAGCGCCATGCCAATTGAAGCTAAGCTGCAAGATCCCAACGGCAATATTCTAAAAACCCGCCTATTATCGCCAAAAGATGGCTTATATCAGTTTGATTTCGCCATCGCTCCCGATGCACTAACAGGCCACTATCAACTGAAATTCAATTTAGCGAGCCAGCAGTTTAATCATCAATTTAGCGTTGAAGACTTTATGCCGCAACGCCTTGAAATTAAGCTGCCAGCAGATGCCGCGCCATTAACTCGCGCTGGCAATGCCAAGCAACCATTAACCGGCTTATTCCTCTATGGCGCGCCGGCTAGCGAACATAAAGTTGATGGACTATTGCAACTAAAGACCACTGACCAAGCGGTTGCCAACTTACCAAATTTCTATTTCGGAGAGCATAAGCAACAAGGCACCCTCGCCAGCAATGAGCTTAACATTATTACTCTTGATCAAGCGGGTAAAGGCACGCTAATGCTTGAGGATACGTGGCACAAATATAATCAAGCGCTCACCCTCAATGGCTATGCCTATCTGTATGAGAATAGTGGCCGTAAAGTCAGCAAGGGATTCCAACGTTTATGGTGGCCGCACCGTGAAATGTTGGGCATAAAACCACATTTCGACGATCTAACCAGCGACAGCGAAACACAAGTGAATTTTGAACTGGTACGCAGTGATATCAGCGGCACATTAGCAAACGATGAAGTCTTTGTTAGCCTGTTCCGCCATCACAAGGAATACTACTGGGAGCACAGCCGTCAAGAAGGTTGGCAGCGTCACAAACGAGAAAGTGTCTACCCAGTATGGCAAGACAACCTAACGCTAACCGCAGATAAACCACTTGCTATCTCGGTGCCCGTTGAATGGGGAGAATATGAGTTAATCGTAAAATCCAATTCCGACAAGCAAATTGCCCGTCTATTTTTCAATGCCGGTGAGGATTGGTATTGGCGCTGGTCACAACAAAACAATGGCAGTGTCCGTCCCGATCAAATTGACTTAGCACTCAATCAAGCCTCGTATAGCGCTGGCGAAACAGCACTAGTTAACATCGACTCGCCATATGCGGGGCAAGCATGGTTGCGTTTAGAGGCTGATGATGTGTTGTGGCAACAACAAGTTAGTCTGCAAGAAGGACAAAACCAACTGCAAGTTCCTATTGAAGATTGGCAACGACACGATGTGTATTTAACAGCCTATCTTATAGCGCCAATGAGCAAAGATGCAGGCATTAAACGCGCATTGGGAATCACTCACGTACCGCTAAATCGCGCGAATAGAAAACTAAAACTCTCTATCAATGCGCCAGAGAAAATCAAACCAAACACCACTGCGCAAGTGACGGTAGCTGTCGATAATGCAGCGCAAGCAACCCATGTTGTGCTGGCGGCGGTAGATGTAGGTGTGTTAAATCTTCATCAATTTAAAACGCCAGATCCTTTTGCCCACTTCTTTGCCAAGCGTCGTTATGACATCGAAATCAAAGACAACCTTAGCGCAATAATCGCCCCCAATGATTTTGCCAAAGCAGATATTCTGTGGGGCGGCGGCGCCGAAATGGATCGCGGCGGCCAACAAGCCAGTGCTCATGTCCAAATTGTTTCGTATTTATCTGCGCCGCAATTAGTCGAAAATGGCCAAGCGAGCTTTGATGTTCCCGTACCGTATTTCAATGGCCGCTTACGCTTATTTGCCATCGCCTATAGCGAGGATAAGTTCGCCAGCGATGAACAAACCATGACCATTGCCGATGATGTGGTTACGCAAATAAATATGCCGCGTTTCCTAGCCATTGGCGATAGCGCAACCTTGTCGGTCGATCTCACTAACACCACTGATATTGTGCAATCACTTGCTGTGTCAATCAGCGCACCAGAGCTTGGTATTGACGTCAATAAAGCCATCGAGTTAGCACCGAAACAAAGTGATAGTATCAAGCTGAGCGCTGCGCCAACCAAACCGCATGATAAAGCGCCAATATCGCTTAATATCAAGGGCGATTCATACAACACGCAGCGCCAATGGCATTTAAGCGTGCGCCATCCTTATCCGGCACAACGTCGCAGCGAGAGTAAAACGCTATCACCTAAAGCGCAGTTTTCTTTTGCGCCAAATACCCGTGGTTGGTTGCCTGATATCCAATCAAGCATTAGCATTGCCACTAGGCCGCAATTTGATCTGAGCGATCAAGTGAGCAAGCTTTATCAGTTCCCGCTAGGCTGTCTTGAGCAAACAAGTAGCCGCCTCTATCCGTGGCTAGCACTAGCACCTAAAACACAACAAGAGTTGCAAAAAGAGCTAGTTAACATCGATCGCAATGAGCTTATCAATAAAGGCGTTGCGCGCATTCTAAGTATGCAAACCTATAACGGTGGTTTAAGCCTCTGGGGCGGTAACGACCGAGAAGCACCTTGGCTTAGTGTCTATGGCGCTCAGGTGTTGCTAGCGGCACAAGAGAATGGTGTATTCGTGCCAGATGCGCAATTAGAAAAACTGCTTAAACGCATTGCTTACTACCTAAGACGCGGTAATTTTAGCGGTTACGGTGATATGGAAGACTATCGCTTTGCCACTCGTTCCTATGCCGCTATGGTATTAGCGTCGCTATCGCGTGCTAATCAAAGCCATATGCGTCAATTGATGAAAAACACTAATGACAGCAAATCGCCTCTAGCATTAGTACAGCTGGCGGTCGCCTTTGAACTAATGGGTGACAAAAAGAGCGCGAAAACTCTGCTAAAACAAGCAAAATCTACGGCTTATCAACGCGTTTATAACGGTACTTACGCGTCAGTTATTCGCGATAAAGGGCTAATCATTAACTTGTTGCTGAAACACAACCTCGATAGCCAATGGGCGCAAAAACTTGCATTTAGTCTATGGCAAGATAAACAGAATAGACAATGGTTTAGCACCCAAGAGCGCCTCGCTTTAGTACTTGCTGACGCTCAGTTAGCGCAACACTTTGGTGATGAATTTAACTATCAGCTTATCGTCGGTGACAGCGAGTTTAATGGCCCAGATCAAGGACGCGCGTTTTATCGCGTCGATGGTTCAGCGATTAACAGCAGCCTGCTGACGAATACCTCTGATCAACTATTGTTTGTCGATCAAATTTCACAGGGCTACCCAAAAACTGCCCCAGATCGCGCTTCCAATGGCATGAGTATCCGCCGTGATTATTACGATATGCAAGGGCGTGCGATTGATATTGATAATGTGCAGAGTGGCGAGCAATTTATCGTCCGTATTCGCGCTCGTAGCCATAAAGACAATATCAAAGATATTATGGTGGTGGACCTTCTGCCAGCAGGTTTCGAAATAGAAAATAGCGACTTTGATGCCAGTGCTGGTTTAACTGATCTTATGATCGATGGCCGTCGAATTACCGATCACATTAATCGTTATAACATTGACTATCAGGGAAATTTAGACGATCGCTTTATTGCCTCTATTTCTATTAACTCTTACAACGAAACCCAGCTGTTTTACCGTGTACAAGCTGTCACACCGGGTATTTTCAAACATCCACCTGTGATGGCAGAAGCCATGTACCTCGAAGGCGTTAACGCCGTTGGCAAAAACAGCGCGAACATTCGCGTCAAATAA